One window of the Cryptococcus neoformans var. grubii H99 chromosome 12, complete sequence genome contains the following:
- a CDS encoding ADP,ATP carrier protein, with product MSEVARKPKDAKAFLTDFLMGGVSAAVSKTAAAPIERIKLLVQNQDEMIKQGRLATPYKGVTDCFARTYKDEGLASLWRGNTANVIRYFPTQALNFAFKDYFKSMFGFKKSEGYWKWFAGNIASGGAAGASSLLFVYSLDYARTRLANDSKSAKKGGARQFNGLVDVYKKTLASDGIAGLYRGFIPSVVGIIVYRGLYFGLYDSIKPVILVGPLEGNFLASFLLGWTVTTSAGLASYPLDTIRRRMMMTSGGTVHYKSMFDAGSQIIAKEGVKSLFKGAGANILRGVAGAGVLSLYDKAQELMFGKVYSGGSG from the exons ATGTCTGAAGTTGCCCGAAAGCCCAAGGACGCCAAGGCGTTCCTCACTGACTTCCTCATGGGTGGTGTCTCTGCCGCTGTCTCTAAGACCGCCGCCGCGCCCATTGAGCGTATTAAGCTCTTGGTCCAGAACCAGGACGAGAT GATCAAGCAGGGCCGTCTTGCTACCCCTTACAAGGGTGTCACCGACTGCTTCGCCAGGACTTACAAGGACGAGGGTCTTGCCTCTCTCTGGCGAGGTAACACCGCCAACGTCATTCGATACTTCCCTACCCAGGCTCTTAACTTCGCCTTCAAGGACTACTTCAAGTCTATGTTCGGCTTCAAGAAGTCTGAGGGTTACTGGAAGTGGTTCGCTGGTAACATCGCTTCC GGTGGTGCCGCTggtgcttcttctctcctcttcgtctaCTCTCTCGACTACGCCCGTACCCGTCTCGCCAACGACTCCAAGTCCGCCAAGAAGGGTGGTGCTCGTCAGTTCAACGGTTTGGTCGATGTCTACAAGAAGACCCTCGCCTCCGACGGTATCGCCGGTCTTTACCGAGGCTTCATCCCCTCTGTCGTTGGTATCATCGTTTACCGAGGTCTCTACTTCGGTCTCT ACGACTCCATTAAGCCCGTTATTCTTGTCGGCCCTCTCGAGGGTAACTTCcttgcttccttcttgctcgGTTGGACTGTCACCACCTCCGCTGGTCTCGCCTCTTACCCTCTTGACACCATCCGTCGacgaatgatgatgacttCCGGTGGTACCGTCCACTACAAGTCCATGTTCGACGCCGGTTCTCAGATCATTGCCAAGGAGGGTGTCAAGTCTCTCTTCAAGGGTGCCGGTGCCAAC